The Rubidibacter lacunae KORDI 51-2 genome includes a region encoding these proteins:
- a CDS encoding sucrase ferredoxin, with amino-acid sequence MREDRRRREIFAKIQNPKSLRVWRCSHFGGHQFVPTLVDLPTGQIWGRLETEVLDTLIQRHRPVTELRQFYRGWSGLPQYAQIVEREVWMQQGWDWLTYNKSGRILAQDTDHEQWDADWADVRLEFAAPDGCVQGAYEARVEASGLVMTVWNSGEEPEAVK; translated from the coding sequence TTGCGAGAGGATCGAAGACGAAGGGAAATCTTCGCCAAAATCCAAAATCCAAAATCGCTTCGCGTCTGGCGCTGTTCTCACTTTGGCGGACATCAGTTTGTGCCAACTCTAGTTGATCTGCCCACCGGACAAATTTGGGGACGTTTGGAGACGGAGGTGCTCGACACGCTGATACAGCGGCATCGTCCCGTTACGGAATTGCGGCAATTTTATCGGGGTTGGTCAGGTCTGCCTCAGTATGCCCAAATTGTGGAACGGGAAGTCTGGATGCAGCAGGGATGGGACTGGTTGACCTACAACAAATCAGGGCGCATCCTGGCTCAAGATACTGACCATGAACAGTGGGATGCGGACTGGGCCGACGTGCGCCTAGAGTTTGCCGCGCCGGATGGCTGCGTTCAAGGGGCGTATGAGGCCAGGGTGGAAGCGAGTGGTTTGGTCATGACTGTCTGGAATTCCGGCGAGGAGCCAGAAGCGGTAAAGTAG
- a CDS encoding MFS transporter — protein MRTFIFLWLGQLASSVGSSMTYFALNLWVWQQTQSATAIALILVFYQLPQIAISPLSGLLADRVSRKRLLILSDTASACCTVAVGILAALQILQLWHVYLIAAVVGSFGNIQALTYSTLIPLIVPKQHHTRASSMGTMVGYGANIFSPALAGLLYPQIGLLGITLIDMSTFAIAMLTLLITPIPAIVNRYQDTQKQQFTLQTTPQKIENVEETKRNIWHEVTFGFRYIASQPSLLAMVVAMSVFAFLHQVSETLCQPMILARTGGDTQILGLVVAVSGLGGVVGAIALSIWGGFRRRLAGILAGFIGTGFSYLMLGLGRLSGLWATARFGSSFHNPLVMSSYMAVWYAKVAPKYQGRVFAADYLVGIVIESTAGLSAGLLADRILEPALQSGGWLAVYLGGWIGTGPGSGMALLITMSAMGMVLIGIMGFTVRQLREAETLIVDHDSIGR, from the coding sequence GTGCGTACGTTCATCTTTCTCTGGCTAGGACAACTTGCCTCTTCAGTTGGCAGCAGCATGACCTATTTTGCGCTCAACCTTTGGGTATGGCAGCAAACTCAGTCCGCAACGGCGATCGCCCTCATCCTAGTCTTTTATCAACTACCTCAAATTGCGATCTCACCTCTGTCTGGTCTGCTGGCCGATCGCGTTTCCCGTAAACGCCTGCTGATACTTAGCGATACAGCATCTGCTTGCTGCACCGTTGCCGTGGGCATACTGGCCGCTCTCCAAATCCTGCAGCTTTGGCATGTGTATTTGATTGCAGCAGTTGTAGGCAGCTTTGGCAATATTCAAGCCCTCACCTATTCAACTCTGATTCCCCTGATTGTGCCCAAACAACACCATACCAGAGCCAGCAGTATGGGGACGATGGTGGGTTATGGAGCCAATATTTTTTCTCCGGCTCTGGCGGGACTCCTGTATCCGCAGATTGGACTGCTGGGAATTACCTTGATTGACATGAGTACGTTTGCGATCGCAATGTTGACGCTGTTGATAACCCCCATTCCCGCGATTGTGAACCGTTATCAGGACACGCAAAAGCAACAATTTACACTGCAAACGACTCCTCAAAAAATCGAGAACGTGGAAGAAACAAAACGGAACATCTGGCATGAGGTGACGTTTGGGTTTCGCTACATTGCCTCGCAGCCCAGCTTATTAGCGATGGTCGTCGCTATGTCTGTCTTTGCGTTTCTCCACCAAGTCAGTGAAACCCTCTGTCAGCCGATGATTTTGGCTCGTACAGGTGGCGACACGCAGATCTTAGGCTTAGTCGTAGCTGTATCGGGGCTGGGGGGAGTAGTTGGGGCAATTGCCCTCAGTATTTGGGGTGGGTTTCGGCGGCGATTAGCTGGCATATTGGCGGGATTTATAGGAACTGGTTTCAGTTACCTCATGTTGGGACTTGGACGTTTGTCTGGACTCTGGGCAACGGCTCGGTTTGGGTCATCGTTTCACAATCCACTGGTTATGAGTTCTTACATGGCCGTCTGGTACGCTAAAGTCGCACCAAAGTACCAAGGTCGCGTTTTCGCGGCTGACTATCTAGTGGGAATTGTGATTGAATCTACTGCCGGTTTGAGTGCAGGGTTATTAGCCGATCGTATACTCGAACCTGCCCTTCAGTCTGGGGGCTGGCTGGCTGTATATCTGGGAGGATGGATTGGCACAGGCCCCGGCAGTGGCATGGCGTTGTTAATCACGATGAGCGCGATGGGCATGGTACTGATTGGCATCATGGGATTCACGGTTCGGCAATTACGGGAGGCCGAAACCCTCATCGTTGACCATGACTCGATTGGAAGGTAG
- a CDS encoding riboflavin synthase encodes MFTGLIRAQGQLRPQGLGRYAVLLSSAESDILQDLELGDSVAVDGVCLTVEELLPDGFVATASSETLARTNLGHRDRAAASVNLEPSLRAGGKLGGHFVTGHVDALGQLVESLQRNRAWEMTFAALPDRQELWHSRLARYILPKGSIAVNGISLTVADCAPDGSWFSSAVIPVTYADTNLAGLAIGSWVNLEADILGKYVERLLHGRVPDAAADADGVELAFLSEHGYV; translated from the coding sequence ATGTTTACCGGATTGATCCGCGCGCAGGGACAGCTGCGCCCGCAGGGGCTCGGACGCTATGCCGTGTTATTATCGTCCGCTGAATCTGACATTCTCCAAGACCTGGAACTTGGCGATAGTGTTGCCGTTGACGGCGTTTGTTTGACCGTAGAGGAGTTGCTGCCTGACGGGTTTGTGGCAACGGCATCCTCGGAAACCCTGGCACGCACGAATTTGGGCCACCGCGATCGCGCGGCCGCCAGCGTCAACCTGGAGCCGTCGTTACGAGCGGGTGGCAAACTAGGCGGGCACTTTGTCACCGGGCACGTGGATGCCCTCGGGCAGTTGGTCGAGTCGCTGCAGCGCAATCGTGCCTGGGAGATGACCTTCGCCGCACTACCAGATCGACAAGAGCTATGGCACTCGAGGCTCGCGCGCTATATTTTGCCGAAAGGCAGTATTGCTGTTAACGGCATCAGCCTCACCGTTGCCGACTGCGCCCCGGACGGGAGCTGGTTTTCCTCGGCTGTCATTCCCGTAACCTACGCCGACACAAACTTGGCAGGATTGGCAATCGGCAGCTGGGTCAACCTAGAAGCCGATATCCTCGGCAAGTACGTCGAACGCTTGCTCCATGGCCGCGTGCCGGACGCGGCGGCTGATGCTGATGGAGTCGAACTAGCATTTCTATCCGAACATGGATACGTCTAA
- a CDS encoding bifunctional nuclease family protein encodes MIEMKVAGIALDAVTRSPIALLKDGSDRRALPIYIGQDQAKAIVSALEKQTPPRPLTHDLIGNILSAWEMQVTRTVIHSLQDNTFYAILCVQQGEEMREIDCRPSDAIAIALRTNSPIWVMEEVIAEASIPVDRDADEEEQRAFREFVSNLRPEDFTRGSSSGSSNSESEC; translated from the coding sequence ATGATCGAAATGAAAGTCGCCGGTATTGCTCTCGATGCCGTCACCCGCAGTCCGATCGCGCTGCTTAAAGACGGGTCGGACCGCCGGGCACTTCCAATCTATATCGGTCAAGATCAAGCCAAAGCAATCGTCAGTGCCCTCGAGAAGCAAACGCCACCGCGTCCCCTGACCCACGATCTGATCGGCAATATTTTATCGGCGTGGGAGATGCAGGTTACTCGCACGGTGATCCACTCCCTCCAAGACAATACTTTCTATGCCATCCTCTGCGTGCAACAGGGTGAGGAGATGCGCGAAATCGACTGCCGTCCCAGCGACGCGATCGCGATTGCCCTGCGGACGAATAGCCCGATCTGGGTGATGGAAGAAGTGATTGCCGAAGCATCAATTCCGGTCGACCGCGATGCCGATGAAGAAGAACAGCGAGCGTTTCGCGAGTTCGTCTCCAATCTGCGACCGGAAGATTTTACGCGCGGTAGCTCCTCAGGTAGCAGCAACAGCGAAAGCGAGTGCTAG
- a CDS encoding aldo/keto reductase, which yields MRYRRYGRTDLNLSVFSLGTMRALTDEETFRQTFQRAIASGINHIETANGYGASEDYLGRALQTVDSDVRARLTVTTKIPPTPDAAAFERQLTRSLQRLQTDTIDCVALHGINTWEHLHWALAYNLPRLAAARADGRVRHVGFSTHAPLDVVLAAIASDAFAFVELHYYLLFQRQAEAIARAWERDLGIFIISPADKGGQLFFPSEALRAVCAPSAPLTLNYRFLLSDPRITTLSCGPATPVELDLPLLVADADGPLDHAEQTAIARLDAQLDAKLGSDRCRQCYQCLPCPESIHIPEVLRLRNLAVGCDLQAFGTYRYGMFERAGHWFPGRRGDRCTDCGDCLPRCPERLDIPALLRDAHNRLSGPRRRRLWE from the coding sequence GTGCGCTACCGGCGTTACGGGCGCACCGACCTCAATTTGTCGGTCTTCTCCCTCGGGACGATGCGTGCTCTGACCGATGAGGAGACCTTTCGGCAGACGTTTCAGCGCGCGATCGCGTCTGGTATTAACCATATCGAAACAGCAAACGGCTACGGTGCCAGTGAGGACTACCTCGGGCGAGCGCTGCAGACAGTCGATTCGGACGTCCGCGCTCGCCTGACGGTTACCACTAAGATTCCGCCGACGCCGGATGCCGCCGCCTTCGAGCGCCAATTGACGCGATCGCTGCAGCGCTTGCAGACCGACACGATCGATTGCGTGGCGCTCCACGGAATCAATACATGGGAGCACCTGCACTGGGCGCTCGCGTACAATCTACCTCGGTTGGCTGCTGCCCGCGCGGACGGACGCGTCCGGCACGTGGGGTTTTCCACGCACGCGCCCTTGGATGTCGTGCTGGCCGCGATCGCCTCCGATGCCTTTGCCTTTGTAGAGCTGCACTACTATTTACTCTTTCAACGCCAGGCCGAAGCGATCGCGCGCGCCTGGGAACGCGACCTCGGAATCTTCATTATTTCCCCAGCTGACAAAGGCGGACAGTTATTTTTTCCCTCCGAGGCACTCCGAGCGGTTTGCGCGCCGAGCGCGCCGCTGACCTTAAATTATCGATTTCTCTTGAGCGACCCGCGCATAACGACATTGAGCTGCGGGCCGGCAACGCCAGTCGAGCTGGATCTGCCGCTGCTAGTTGCCGACGCAGACGGACCCCTCGACCATGCCGAGCAGACCGCGATCGCTCGCCTCGATGCCCAGCTCGACGCTAAACTAGGCAGCGACCGGTGTCGGCAGTGCTACCAATGCCTGCCCTGCCCCGAAAGCATCCACATTCCAGAAGTGCTGCGCCTGCGCAATTTGGCAGTTGGCTGCGATTTGCAAGCGTTCGGCACCTATCGCTACGGCATGTTCGAACGCGCCGGACACTGGTTTCCCGGTCGACGCGGCGATCGGTGCACGGACTGCGGCGACTGTTTGCCACGCTGTCCGGAGCGTTTGGATATTCCCGCCCTGTTGCGCGATGCCCACAACCGCTTGAGCGGTCCGCGCCGCCGCCGCCTCTGGGAGTGA
- the pyrR gene encoding bifunctional pyr operon transcriptional regulator/uracil phosphoribosyltransferase PyrR, whose product MPASVVEILSADEIRRTLTRLASQTIEKAGDLSDVLLVGIHTRGVPLAHMLAEHIELLENTRVAVGALDITFYRDDLDRLPTRTPERTDIPCDLTDKRVVLVDDVIYSGRTVRAALNAVHEFGRPAAIWLLVLVDRGHRQIPVHPDFTGKTLPTAKDERVKVYLSAVDDRDAVELIRAEA is encoded by the coding sequence ATGCCCGCTTCCGTTGTCGAGATCCTCTCTGCCGACGAGATCCGGCGGACCCTAACCCGCCTCGCCTCGCAAACAATCGAAAAGGCAGGCGATCTCTCGGATGTCTTGTTGGTGGGGATTCACACGCGCGGCGTGCCACTGGCGCACATGTTGGCGGAGCACATCGAATTGCTTGAAAATACGCGAGTGGCCGTGGGCGCGCTCGACATCACTTTTTATCGCGACGATCTAGATCGACTCCCGACCCGGACGCCCGAGCGAACGGACATCCCCTGCGACCTGACGGACAAGCGCGTCGTATTGGTGGATGACGTAATTTACAGCGGTCGGACGGTGCGGGCCGCACTGAATGCCGTGCACGAGTTCGGGCGCCCGGCAGCAATATGGCTGCTGGTGTTGGTCGATCGCGGCCACCGCCAGATCCCCGTACACCCGGACTTTACGGGTAAGACCCTGCCGACAGCCAAGGACGAGCGCGTCAAGGTTTATCTCAGTGCCGTGGACGATCGCGATGCGGTCGAGTTGATCCGCGCCGAGGCTTAG
- a CDS encoding B12-binding domain-containing radical SAM protein, producing the protein MNFASERLLFAPAPPTDGAIPTIFSFPSDYSVGMTSLGYQIVWATLAMRPDVRVSRLFTDDREVLPRSPELLGFSLSWELDYANVLGLLEELDIPTRAEARSDAHPLVFGGGPVLTANPEPFAAFFDVILLGDGEDLLGNFIDAYKEVRNADRRTQLLHLGGVPGIYVPSLYSVTYDAPDGEIIEIAPVDECIPATIQKQTYRGKVLSASTVVTEKAAWSNIFMVEVVRSCPELCRFCLASYLTLPFRTASLESSLIPAIERGLTVTDRIGLLGASVTQHPEFEDLLAYLGRSQFADVRLSIASVRTNTVTEQLARTLAERQTRSLTIAVESGSERVRRIVNKKLANAEIERAAANAQAGGLKGLKLYGMAGIPGEAHEDIDSTVAMLAAVKQVAPNLHLTFGCSTFVPKAHTPFQWFGVRPDAQKRLKILQKQLGKRGVDFRPESYNWSLVQALIARGDRRLTPVLELAREFGNSAGSYKRACKQLRGHVPDFDTIVHADWSGDRVLPWSHLQGPLPLATLQKHRDEAVGHFRPERAVQPI; encoded by the coding sequence GTGAATTTTGCCAGCGAACGCCTGTTGTTTGCCCCCGCTCCGCCAACTGACGGCGCTATTCCTACGATTTTTTCCTTCCCCAGCGATTATTCGGTCGGGATGACCAGCCTCGGCTATCAGATTGTGTGGGCGACCTTGGCGATGCGGCCGGACGTGCGGGTAAGCCGCCTGTTTACCGACGATCGCGAGGTGTTGCCGCGATCGCCCGAGCTGTTGGGATTCTCCTTGTCCTGGGAGCTCGATTACGCCAACGTGTTGGGGTTGTTGGAAGAACTAGACATTCCCACGCGGGCTGAGGCGCGATCGGACGCCCACCCGCTGGTATTTGGCGGCGGTCCCGTGCTTACGGCCAATCCCGAACCCTTTGCGGCGTTCTTCGATGTCATCCTTCTCGGCGACGGCGAAGACTTACTCGGAAACTTCATCGATGCGTACAAGGAAGTCCGCAACGCCGATCGCCGCACGCAACTGCTGCACCTCGGAGGGGTTCCGGGTATTTACGTTCCCAGCCTCTATAGCGTCACCTACGACGCACCAGATGGGGAAATCATCGAGATTGCGCCTGTCGACGAGTGCATACCCGCCACTATCCAAAAGCAAACCTATCGCGGCAAGGTGCTCTCGGCATCGACAGTGGTGACCGAAAAGGCTGCCTGGTCTAACATCTTCATGGTGGAAGTAGTGCGCAGTTGCCCGGAACTGTGCCGCTTCTGTCTGGCCAGCTACCTTACCCTGCCGTTTCGGACCGCTAGCCTTGAAAGCTCATTAATCCCGGCAATCGAGCGCGGACTGACCGTCACCGATCGCATCGGACTCTTGGGCGCGTCGGTCACGCAACACCCCGAGTTCGAAGACCTACTAGCATACTTGGGGCGATCGCAATTTGCCGACGTGCGCCTAAGCATCGCCTCCGTCCGCACCAACACCGTGACCGAACAGCTCGCGCGGACTCTGGCCGAGCGCCAGACGCGATCGCTGACCATTGCTGTCGAAAGCGGCTCCGAGCGCGTGCGCCGCATTGTCAACAAGAAGCTCGCCAATGCAGAAATCGAACGCGCGGCTGCCAATGCCCAAGCCGGCGGACTCAAAGGACTCAAACTCTACGGTATGGCTGGCATTCCCGGCGAAGCGCACGAGGATATTGACTCGACTGTCGCGATGCTTGCCGCTGTCAAACAAGTCGCTCCGAACCTGCACCTCACCTTCGGCTGCAGCACCTTCGTTCCCAAAGCCCATACGCCCTTCCAGTGGTTCGGCGTCCGCCCCGACGCACAAAAGCGGCTGAAGATCCTGCAAAAACAGTTGGGCAAACGCGGCGTTGACTTCCGTCCGGAAAGCTACAACTGGTCCCTCGTTCAAGCTCTAATCGCCCGCGGCGATCGCCGCCTAACGCCCGTGCTGGAGTTGGCGCGCGAGTTTGGCAATTCTGCTGGCAGCTACAAACGTGCCTGCAAGCAACTGCGCGGGCACGTCCCCGACTTCGATACGATCGTCCATGCCGACTGGTCGGGCGATCGCGTGTTGCCTTGGAGCCACTTGCAAGGACCGCTACCGCTGGCGACCTTGCAGAAACACCGCGACGAAGCCGTCGGTCACTTTCGTCCCGAGCGAGCGGTGCAACCGATATAA
- a CDS encoding MFS transporter, which produces MSQDTVLKTVVPLGIKTKLGYGIGEIGKEIPSSIIVFFLLFFLTNVAGLSPGWAGSVLLVGKVWDAVNDPLVGWLSDRTRSRWGRRFSWMMCGAFPLGLSFWLLWLVPPLTGQGQLAIYYSGVMILFFAALTAVAIPHSTLAAELTQTYDERTQLVSFKAAFSIGSSILGLVIAQIIFATVTDVSRRYVLMGGIFGAIVIVAVYACVWATYDRFWQLQSARVDVNKITPRSSIVQQLRAILRLKPFLYIMGVYLCSWLGLQTTAAILPYFVIDWMELPDRHFTQMVLVVQGTALLMMFVWSPVGQRIGKREIYCLGIPLTVAAQIGLFFLRPDQIFWMYALGAMAGIGLATAYLVPWSMLPDAIDLDELQTGQRREGMFCALLVQLQKLGTALAIFLVGKTLEAAGYVARSGGDDLVLSQPDSALTAIRWILGPLPAIVLSAGIYFAVGYPITRQVHDSIVLKLHARRERSGSA; this is translated from the coding sequence ATGAGTCAAGACACTGTTCTTAAAACCGTCGTGCCCCTTGGTATCAAGACGAAGCTGGGATATGGAATCGGCGAGATCGGCAAAGAGATTCCCAGCAGTATCATCGTCTTCTTCCTACTATTTTTTCTCACCAATGTTGCGGGTCTGTCTCCGGGATGGGCGGGTAGCGTCCTGCTCGTTGGAAAGGTGTGGGATGCAGTCAACGACCCCCTCGTCGGCTGGCTCAGCGATCGCACGCGATCGCGGTGGGGGCGCCGCTTCTCGTGGATGATGTGCGGGGCATTTCCCTTGGGACTGAGCTTCTGGCTGCTTTGGCTGGTGCCACCGTTGACCGGTCAGGGCCAGCTTGCTATCTACTACAGTGGCGTGATGATTTTATTCTTCGCGGCTCTGACGGCGGTCGCTATTCCGCACTCCACCCTGGCTGCCGAACTCACACAAACGTATGACGAACGCACGCAGCTAGTTAGTTTTAAAGCCGCCTTCAGCATAGGCAGCAGTATTTTAGGACTGGTCATTGCGCAGATTATCTTTGCGACGGTGACGGATGTGAGCCGTCGCTATGTATTGATGGGAGGAATATTCGGAGCTATTGTCATCGTTGCTGTATACGCATGCGTTTGGGCAACCTATGACCGTTTTTGGCAGCTTCAAAGCGCGCGCGTTGACGTAAATAAGATAACTCCTCGTAGCTCCATCGTGCAGCAATTACGCGCCATCCTCAGACTGAAACCCTTTCTTTACATTATGGGTGTTTATCTGTGTTCTTGGCTGGGTCTACAAACAACAGCTGCAATTTTGCCCTATTTTGTAATCGACTGGATGGAGCTGCCGGATCGGCATTTTACTCAAATGGTCTTGGTCGTGCAGGGAACGGCCTTGCTCATGATGTTTGTTTGGAGCCCTGTCGGTCAGAGAATCGGGAAACGCGAGATTTATTGTTTGGGAATTCCCCTGACAGTTGCAGCCCAAATCGGGCTCTTTTTTCTGAGACCTGACCAAATTTTCTGGATGTATGCTCTGGGTGCGATGGCCGGGATCGGACTCGCGACAGCATACCTAGTGCCGTGGTCCATGCTGCCAGACGCGATCGATCTCGACGAACTCCAGACCGGACAGCGCCGAGAAGGAATGTTTTGTGCGTTGCTAGTGCAGCTGCAAAAACTAGGCACTGCGCTGGCGATCTTTTTGGTAGGGAAAACTCTAGAGGCAGCCGGCTACGTTGCTCGCAGCGGCGGTGACGACCTTGTCTTGTCCCAACCAGACAGCGCACTTACAGCCATTCGCTGGATCTTAGGGCCCTTGCCTGCAATAGTCTTGAGCGCTGGCATTTATTTCGCAGTAGGCTACCCGATTACTCGTCAGGTTCACGACAGCATTGTGTTGAAGCTCCACGCCCGCCGAGAACGTTCGGGCTCGGCTTGA
- the fni gene encoding type 2 isopentenyl-diphosphate Delta-isomerase, translated as MHDMQETTADRKSEHIDVVLQKDVRAKGITTGFERFSFDHVALPELNLDAIDLSCELWGRSLRSPLLIGSMTGGTESARTINLHLAEAAQELGIAMGVGSQRAAIEREDLAVTYQVRRVAPDILLFANLGAVQLNYGYGLDQARRAIDMLEADALFLHLNPLQEAVQPRGDRDWRNLYDKIAQLVHQLDVPVIAKEVGNGIDATTARRLAECGIAAIDVAGAGGTSWSEVEAYRQSDPLRRHVAHCFAGWGIPTALSLQLVRHAVPDLPVFASGGIRTGIDAAKAIALGAVLVGSAAPVLSAAIDRPQAVRDKFAAIAEELRIAAFCAGAGSLARLRNTPLRRTDTWESI; from the coding sequence ATGCATGACATGCAGGAAACGACCGCCGATCGCAAAAGCGAACACATCGATGTCGTCCTCCAAAAAGACGTTCGAGCTAAAGGTATCACCACCGGCTTCGAGCGCTTCTCCTTCGACCACGTAGCCTTACCGGAACTCAACCTCGACGCGATCGACTTGAGTTGCGAGTTGTGGGGACGCTCATTGCGATCGCCCCTACTGATCGGCAGCATGACTGGCGGTACGGAATCCGCCCGCACCATCAACCTCCACTTGGCTGAAGCCGCTCAGGAGTTGGGCATTGCGATGGGGGTCGGGTCGCAGCGTGCCGCGATCGAGCGCGAAGACCTTGCCGTTACCTACCAAGTGCGTCGGGTTGCGCCGGATATTTTGCTGTTCGCCAACCTCGGTGCCGTACAGCTCAACTACGGTTACGGTCTCGACCAAGCCCGCCGTGCAATCGACATGTTGGAGGCCGATGCGCTGTTTCTGCACTTGAACCCCCTGCAAGAAGCTGTTCAACCGCGCGGCGATCGCGACTGGCGCAACTTGTACGATAAAATCGCGCAACTCGTCCACCAGCTTGACGTTCCCGTCATTGCCAAAGAAGTCGGCAACGGCATCGATGCAACCACTGCCCGACGGCTAGCCGAGTGCGGCATTGCGGCGATCGACGTGGCTGGAGCCGGCGGCACGAGCTGGAGCGAAGTCGAAGCCTATCGACAAAGCGATCCGCTCCGCCGCCATGTCGCCCATTGTTTTGCCGGGTGGGGTATTCCCACGGCCCTATCGTTACAGCTGGTCCGCCATGCCGTTCCGGACCTGCCGGTCTTCGCCAGCGGCGGCATCCGCACCGGCATTGATGCGGCTAAGGCAATTGCTCTCGGGGCCGTGCTCGTCGGGAGTGCTGCCCCCGTCCTCAGTGCGGCCATCGATCGCCCCCAAGCCGTCCGCGATAAATTTGCCGCGATCGCCGAGGAGCTCCGCATTGCTGCTTTTTGTGCGGGGGCAGGCAGTCTCGCTAGGCTACGAAACACGCCGCTGCGCCGTACGGATACCTGGGAGTCGATCTAG
- the surE gene encoding 5'/3'-nucleotidase SurE, with translation MTIILTNDDGIDAPGLQALQDAIDGKGVMFAPDREYSGCGHQVTTQRALKLQQRGDRAFCLDGTPADCSRIALTQKYPDARWVLSGINAGGNLGIDVYMSGTVAAVREAAILGVPGIALSHWIRRPLPIDWETTARWTRHVLDELMGRSLPPGKFWNVNFPHLDPGSPDPELVFCTPSTQPLPVTYRVEGDRYHYTGAYPDRGRTPGTDVDVCFSGSIAIVQLSL, from the coding sequence ATGACCATCATTTTGACCAACGACGACGGCATCGACGCTCCCGGGTTACAAGCGCTTCAAGACGCGATCGACGGCAAGGGCGTCATGTTCGCACCCGACCGGGAATATTCCGGCTGCGGGCATCAAGTGACTACCCAGCGAGCGCTGAAATTGCAACAGCGCGGCGATCGCGCCTTCTGTTTGGATGGAACGCCTGCCGACTGCTCCCGCATCGCCCTGACCCAAAAGTATCCCGATGCCCGATGGGTGCTCTCGGGCATTAACGCCGGCGGCAATCTCGGCATCGACGTCTACATGTCCGGTACCGTTGCCGCCGTGCGCGAAGCAGCCATCCTGGGCGTTCCCGGCATCGCCCTGTCTCACTGGATTCGGCGGCCGCTGCCGATCGATTGGGAGACGACCGCGCGCTGGACGCGGCACGTGTTAGACGAATTGATGGGGCGATCGCTGCCGCCCGGCAAATTCTGGAACGTTAACTTCCCTCACCTCGACCCCGGCAGTCCCGATCCGGAGTTGGTGTTCTGCACGCCGAGTACGCAACCGCTCCCGGTGACCTACCGCGTTGAGGGCGATCGCTATCACTACACCGGCGCGTATCCCGATCGCGGACGCACTCCCGGCACCGACGTTGATGTCTGCTTCTCAGGCAGCATCGCGATCGTGCAGTTGAGTTTGTAG